In Pseudomonas fakonensis, one DNA window encodes the following:
- a CDS encoding VRR-NUC domain-containing protein codes for MAMKQVTETHHGCTTTSIEGRVEIAALPTEQNKRYLLEKADYGVRFPRLTLRQSPSGQLMPVEMKQLVMSGLIRLDEYRHDYRFDYKAEVSFDMTTDPPRPFLSSSGGNKDPDRRHTLNPFPKGLTRGLLRRPDVIIVKDPGVRWPGQAGTDHDGVMHEDNLERVVEVKFPGDEFHFSQRRDYEAIAGGARRLSLLNIFDCRDDDTKVREMSYHTVHQPAQERNSKRSPSLVANDDGSLVSVPAYGPATTPRAAIVQWWVGVERTVDAIYDEASREISELSDELKAFFNDTLQWMSEAGSWMRIEAEQAWTWISDVSGEAIRWTDQQLRAIWRDVQAYTDITLEMLKVVDWAQLLADAGTRVLTAVVIVSVAGVLYTVSAPASIVTGLLVLLNLAASFWRVLAAILGGAALVPAAAG; via the coding sequence ATGGCAATGAAGCAAGTGACTGAAACCCATCACGGTTGCACGACTACCAGCATCGAAGGGCGAGTGGAAATCGCAGCGCTGCCGACCGAACAGAACAAGCGCTATCTGTTGGAAAAAGCCGATTACGGTGTGCGCTTTCCGAGGTTGACCCTACGCCAGAGCCCGAGTGGGCAACTCATGCCTGTAGAGATGAAGCAGTTGGTGATGAGTGGGCTCATACGCCTGGACGAATATCGGCATGACTATCGGTTTGATTACAAGGCGGAGGTGAGCTTTGACATGACGACCGATCCCCCCAGGCCTTTTTTGAGTTCAAGTGGCGGCAATAAAGATCCGGACCGCAGGCATACCTTGAATCCTTTTCCGAAAGGTTTGACGCGCGGACTGCTTAGGCGGCCAGACGTGATTATTGTGAAAGATCCGGGTGTGCGCTGGCCAGGGCAGGCAGGAACTGACCATGATGGGGTGATGCATGAAGACAACTTGGAGCGGGTGGTAGAAGTCAAGTTTCCAGGGGATGAGTTTCATTTCTCACAGCGCCGTGATTATGAGGCCATTGCCGGTGGCGCACGACGACTGTCATTGCTGAACATATTTGACTGTAGAGACGACGACACCAAGGTAAGAGAGATGAGTTACCACACGGTTCACCAGCCAGCACAAGAACGGAACTCAAAAAGAAGTCCCTCACTGGTGGCCAATGACGACGGTTCATTAGTTTCCGTTCCCGCCTATGGACCAGCGACAACACCAAGGGCCGCAATCGTTCAGTGGTGGGTGGGCGTCGAGCGAACGGTTGATGCAATTTATGACGAAGCCTCCAGAGAAATCAGTGAGCTCTCTGACGAGCTAAAGGCATTTTTCAACGATACCCTTCAGTGGATGAGTGAAGCCGGTAGCTGGATGAGAATCGAGGCCGAGCAAGCATGGACATGGATCAGTGACGTCTCTGGAGAGGCTATTCGCTGGACCGACCAGCAATTGCGAGCGATTTGGCGTGATGTGCAGGCATATACGGATATCACGCTTGAGATGTTGAAGGTGGTCGACTGGGCACAATTACTGGCTGATGCCGGAACTCGCGTGCTCACCGCCGTAGTGATCGTGTCAGTCGCCGGAGTGCTTTACACCGTATCCGCTCCAGCTTCAATCGTGACGGGCCTGCTGGTACTGCTCAACTTGGCTGCCTCGTTCTGGCGTGTATTAGCGGCCATTCTGGGTGGGGCAGCGCTTGTCCCCGCGGCAGCGGGCTGA
- a CDS encoding DMT family transporter — MKRGVMYAGLAGALWGMVLMVPELLPEFNPMLLTSVRYLMVGVISLLLALPMARQLRRLTLADAWMLLRLAVIGNLVYFICLVAAIQRLGVAPASLIVGVLPLTITLYGRNDSGSVPLARLVGPLALILGGMLCINLETFAFAPGDLGDKLMGLFYALAALACWTWYAVQNSRYLKQCGHFDSHHWSVLCGVLTGLASVVLVAALAMWQPQQLQVEAPASRWWLFWLASLGCAVLGSWLAMALWNAASKRLPLTLSGQLIVFETLFALLYAFLWRQSGPSLLEAAAIVLVIGGVLWSMRQHEPPKELAKPVHS, encoded by the coding sequence GTGAAACGCGGTGTGATGTATGCCGGCCTGGCCGGTGCGTTGTGGGGCATGGTGCTGATGGTTCCGGAGCTGTTGCCGGAGTTCAACCCGATGCTGTTGACCAGTGTGCGCTACCTGATGGTGGGCGTGATCTCGCTGCTGCTGGCGCTGCCCATGGCCCGGCAACTGCGCCGCTTGACCCTGGCCGATGCCTGGATGCTGCTGCGCCTGGCGGTGATCGGCAACCTCGTGTACTTCATTTGCCTGGTGGCGGCGATCCAGCGCCTGGGCGTGGCCCCGGCCTCGCTGATCGTCGGTGTGCTGCCGCTGACCATCACCCTGTACGGGCGCAACGACAGCGGCTCGGTCCCCCTGGCCCGGCTGGTGGGGCCGCTGGCGCTGATCCTTGGCGGCATGCTGTGCATCAACCTGGAAACCTTCGCCTTCGCCCCAGGCGATTTGGGCGACAAGCTCATGGGCCTGTTCTACGCTCTGGCGGCCCTGGCCTGCTGGACCTGGTACGCAGTGCAGAACAGCCGTTACCTCAAGCAGTGCGGGCATTTCGACAGCCACCACTGGTCGGTGCTGTGCGGCGTGCTGACCGGCCTTGCCAGCGTGGTGCTGGTGGCGGCGCTGGCGATGTGGCAGCCGCAACAGCTGCAAGTGGAGGCGCCGGCTTCGCGCTGGTGGCTGTTCTGGCTGGCCAGCCTGGGCTGCGCGGTGCTTGGCTCGTGGCTGGCGATGGCGTTGTGGAACGCGGCGTCCAAGCGCTTGCCGTTGACCTTGAGCGGCCAGTTGATCGTGTTCGAGACCCTGTTCGCCCTGCTGTACGCCTTCCTTTGGCGCCAGAGCGGGCCGAGCTTGCTGGAAGCGGCGGCGATCGTGCTGGTGATCGGCGGTGTGCTGTGGTCGATGCGCCAGCACGAACCACCCAAGGAACTTGCCAAACCTGTGCATTCCTGA
- a CDS encoding 2-hydroxyacid dehydrogenase, with translation MNKTVLVLVETVDDYLPLLEQAGYRLIRAPSPQMRADAIARHAGEIDAVLTRGPLGLTAAEIEALPGLQIICVIGAGYEQVDLAAAFARGITVTNGAGANAGPVADHAMALLLALLRDIPRADASTRRGEWNRVISPSVSGKRLGVIGLGAVGQAIARRASLGFDMSVSYHSRTPRADVPYTWYDSPLHLADAVDVLVVATPGGAGTRHLVDGAVLEALGAEGYLVNIARASVVDTSALVLALQNGGIAGAALDVFDDEPLVPEVLRGLGNTVLTPHVAGQSPEAARDTVALVLRNLQGFFGGGGVVTPVLG, from the coding sequence ATGAACAAGACAGTGCTGGTGCTGGTGGAAACCGTCGATGATTACCTGCCGTTGCTGGAACAGGCCGGCTACCGCTTGATCCGCGCACCGTCGCCACAGATGCGCGCCGACGCCATCGCCCGGCATGCCGGCGAGATCGACGCCGTGCTTACCCGTGGGCCGCTGGGCCTGACAGCCGCTGAAATCGAAGCCTTGCCTGGGTTGCAGATCATCTGCGTGATCGGTGCTGGTTACGAGCAGGTGGACCTGGCGGCGGCGTTTGCCCGGGGCATCACGGTCACCAACGGTGCCGGGGCCAATGCGGGGCCTGTGGCCGACCATGCCATGGCCCTGTTGCTGGCGCTGTTGCGCGATATCCCGCGGGCCGATGCCAGCACCCGGCGCGGTGAGTGGAACCGGGTGATCAGCCCTTCGGTCAGTGGCAAGCGTCTAGGTGTGATTGGCCTTGGTGCGGTGGGACAGGCCATTGCCCGGCGGGCTTCGCTGGGGTTCGACATGAGTGTCAGCTACCACAGCCGCACGCCTCGGGCTGATGTGCCCTACACCTGGTATGACAGCCCGCTGCACCTGGCCGATGCGGTGGACGTTCTGGTGGTTGCCACGCCTGGCGGGGCCGGCACCCGGCACCTGGTGGATGGGGCGGTGCTGGAGGCCTTGGGGGCTGAGGGGTATCTGGTGAACATTGCCCGGGCGAGTGTGGTGGATACCTCGGCGCTTGTGCTGGCCTTGCAGAACGGCGGGATTGCCGGGGCGGCGCTGGATGTGTTCGATGATGAGCCCTTGGTGCCTGAGGTGCTGCGGGGGCTTGGCAATACGGTGTTGACGCCGCATGTGGCGGGGCAGTCGCCTGAGGCTGCGCGGGATACGGTGGCTTTGGTTTTGCGGAATTTGCAGGGTTTTTTTGGTGGGGGTGGGGTGGTTACGCCGGTGCTTGGGTAG
- a CDS encoding GFA family protein, which translates to MPQEKQGTCLCGATHLKLTPDTTHISACHCSMCRKWTGGPLLVVHCSQPPKIEGRAPSVYDSSDWAQRGFCGQCGTHLFYRLKQNDSYAIPIGLIDGDEAWDFNLQIFIEQKPAWYCFANTTRELTGEQAFEELG; encoded by the coding sequence ATGCCCCAGGAAAAACAAGGCACCTGCCTGTGCGGCGCCACGCACCTGAAGCTGACCCCCGACACCACCCACATCAGCGCCTGCCACTGCAGCATGTGCCGCAAATGGACCGGCGGCCCGCTGCTGGTCGTGCACTGCAGCCAACCCCCAAAAATCGAAGGCCGCGCCCCCAGCGTGTACGACTCCTCCGACTGGGCCCAGCGCGGCTTCTGCGGCCAGTGCGGCACGCACCTGTTCTACCGCCTCAAGCAGAACGACAGCTACGCCATCCCCATCGGCCTGATCGACGGCGACGAAGCCTGGGACTTCAACCTGCAGATATTCATCGAGCAAAAACCCGCCTGGTACTGCTTCGCCAACACCACCCGCGAACTGACCGGCGAGCAGGCCTTCGAGGAATTGGGCTAA
- a CDS encoding LysR substrate-binding domain-containing protein, whose amino-acid sequence MSRYSRHLPPLDTLIAFEAVARTGSFTRAAGELYLTQSAVSKQIRLLEDHLGAQLFERRARGISLTFAGEHFQGVVEPMLDQLLANVQRLKSGHGDRHVSVICTHAVAQYWLFPRLLRFSEQHPELTVNIHASNDINESLIGEYDFGILYGHGRWRTLQASKLFDEVVFPIASSHHPLGSGESLAELQTLPLIQLDASAWNCLDWHDWFAHFGVRYQAPADALTFNQVNLVFDAVLQGMGVGLGWEAMARDRIAAGLIRPVSDFVVRTGQADYLVHDRQTLLSPAAQVFADWLLGQP is encoded by the coding sequence ATGAGCCGCTACAGCCGCCACCTGCCCCCACTGGACACCCTGATCGCCTTCGAGGCCGTGGCCCGCACCGGCAGTTTCACCCGCGCCGCCGGCGAGCTGTACCTCACCCAAAGCGCGGTCAGCAAGCAGATCCGCCTGCTGGAAGACCACCTGGGCGCGCAGCTGTTCGAACGCCGCGCGCGGGGTATCAGCCTGACCTTTGCCGGCGAGCACTTCCAGGGGGTGGTGGAGCCCATGCTCGACCAGTTGCTGGCCAATGTGCAGCGCCTCAAAAGCGGCCACGGTGACCGCCATGTCAGCGTCATCTGCACCCATGCGGTGGCGCAGTACTGGCTGTTCCCGCGCTTGCTGCGCTTCAGCGAGCAGCACCCGGAGCTGACGGTGAACATTCACGCCAGCAACGACATCAACGAGAGCCTGATCGGCGAGTACGACTTCGGCATTCTCTACGGGCATGGCCGCTGGCGAACCTTGCAAGCCAGCAAGCTGTTCGACGAGGTGGTGTTCCCGATCGCCAGCAGCCATCACCCCTTGGGCAGCGGCGAGAGCCTGGCCGAGTTGCAGACGCTGCCTTTGATCCAGCTGGATGCCTCGGCCTGGAACTGCCTGGACTGGCACGACTGGTTCGCTCATTTTGGCGTGCGCTACCAGGCGCCGGCCGATGCCTTGACCTTCAACCAGGTGAACCTGGTGTTCGATGCGGTGCTGCAGGGCATGGGTGTTGGGCTGGGCTGGGAGGCCATGGCCCGGGACCGCATCGCCGCCGGGCTGATTCGCCCGGTGTCGGACTTCGTGGTGCGCACCGGGCAGGCCGACTACCTGGTGCACGACCGCCAGACCTTGCTCTCGCCGGCCGCCCAGGTGTTTGCCGACTGGTTACTCGGGCAGCCTTAG
- the tssI gene encoding type VI secretion system Vgr family protein, protein MLHSAAKARFTLAFDHHASDFQVLSFTGREAISQPYRFELELVSEQPDIDLESLLHQQAFLTFGDAGQGIHGQVYQAAQSDAGQRLQHYRISLVPRLLYLSLRYNQRIFQQRTAAQIIATILQEHGITSDHFRFSLGTPCPPREYCVQYDESDLHFVQRLCEEEGLHYHFEHHRQGHLLAFGDDQTFFPRLARPTAYVQDAGLVADTPVINQFGLRLETRTTRVSLRDYDSEMPRLLLEASHGPGASAQDTPDLEHYRYPGHFSDRARGRQLCQRALQRERADYCQAQGCSDEPGLASGSFMALAGHPRREWNDLWLLTEVRHEGHQPQVLEESMPQGCASRYANQFLATPWDTFHRPPLEHEKPQVLGCQTAVVTGPPGEEIHCDEYGRVKVQFHWDREGQGSDTSSCWLRVASGWAGPGIGALAIPRVGMEVLVEFLEGDPDQPLVTGCLYHAEHPPAYPLPANKTRSLFKTRSSPGGGGSNELYLEDRSGQEQIFVHAQRDWEQRIGNDQKIHVGHERHDSVLGNSFSALQAEEHRTTHGDRKTEVRRNDHLSVGNDQHVKIGSAQLIEAGREIHIKAGETLVIEAGLELTLAAGGSFIKLDPGGVSLVGSQVAFNGAGAPGKGRGVAVELPRLPGLAQPQRAPEPLSDLRQYRGRYQMTDAQTGKPLPRVPYVLQQAQGRRIAGYSDGQGRTAEVVSESPEPLELLTPERRAEPVRALIRAGEPGAGAILFDLKDQE, encoded by the coding sequence ATGTTGCATTCAGCCGCCAAGGCCCGCTTCACGCTGGCCTTCGATCACCACGCCAGCGACTTTCAGGTGCTGTCGTTCACTGGCCGCGAAGCCATCAGCCAGCCTTACCGCTTCGAGCTGGAGTTGGTCAGCGAACAGCCGGACATCGACCTCGAAAGCCTCTTGCATCAGCAGGCTTTCCTCACCTTCGGCGATGCCGGCCAAGGCATCCACGGCCAGGTCTACCAGGCTGCGCAAAGCGACGCCGGCCAGCGCCTGCAGCACTACCGGATCAGCCTTGTACCACGCCTGCTGTACCTGAGCCTGCGCTACAACCAGCGGATCTTCCAGCAGCGCACTGCGGCGCAGATCATCGCGACGATCTTGCAGGAGCACGGCATCACGTCCGACCACTTTCGTTTCTCGCTCGGCACCCCGTGCCCGCCGCGCGAGTACTGCGTGCAGTACGACGAGTCCGACCTGCACTTCGTCCAGCGCCTGTGCGAAGAAGAAGGCCTGCACTACCACTTCGAACACCATCGCCAAGGCCATCTGCTGGCGTTCGGCGACGACCAGACCTTCTTCCCCAGGCTCGCCCGGCCAACCGCATACGTACAGGACGCCGGCCTGGTCGCCGACACGCCGGTGATCAACCAGTTCGGCCTGCGCCTGGAAACCCGCACCACCCGGGTCAGCCTGCGCGACTATGACTCCGAGATGCCGCGCCTGCTGCTGGAGGCCAGCCACGGGCCAGGCGCCTCAGCCCAGGACACACCGGACCTTGAGCACTACCGCTACCCCGGCCACTTCAGCGACCGCGCCCGCGGCCGGCAGTTGTGCCAGCGCGCGCTGCAGCGCGAACGTGCCGATTACTGCCAGGCCCAGGGCTGCAGTGACGAGCCGGGCCTGGCCAGCGGTAGCTTCATGGCCCTGGCCGGGCACCCGCGCCGCGAATGGAACGACCTGTGGCTGCTGACCGAAGTACGCCACGAGGGCCATCAGCCCCAGGTACTGGAGGAGTCGATGCCGCAGGGCTGCGCTTCGCGCTACGCCAACCAGTTCCTGGCCACGCCCTGGGATACCTTCCACCGGCCCCCGCTGGAGCACGAAAAGCCTCAGGTGCTCGGCTGCCAGACTGCCGTGGTCACTGGCCCGCCGGGCGAGGAAATCCACTGCGACGAATACGGCCGGGTCAAGGTGCAGTTCCACTGGGATCGCGAAGGCCAGGGCAGTGATACCAGCAGTTGCTGGCTGCGGGTGGCCAGCGGCTGGGCCGGCCCGGGCATCGGTGCACTGGCCATCCCGCGGGTCGGCATGGAGGTGCTGGTGGAGTTTCTCGAAGGCGACCCCGACCAGCCGCTGGTCACCGGCTGCCTGTACCACGCCGAGCACCCGCCGGCGTACCCGCTGCCAGCAAACAAGACCCGCAGCCTGTTCAAGACCCGCAGCAGCCCTGGCGGTGGCGGCAGCAACGAGCTGTACCTGGAGGACCGCAGCGGCCAGGAGCAGATCTTCGTTCACGCCCAGCGCGACTGGGAGCAACGCATCGGCAACGACCAGAAGATCCACGTCGGCCATGAGCGCCACGACAGCGTGCTGGGCAACAGCTTCAGCGCGCTCCAGGCCGAGGAGCACCGCACCACGCATGGGGACCGCAAGACCGAAGTACGGCGCAACGACCACCTCAGTGTGGGCAACGACCAGCACGTGAAGATCGGCAGCGCGCAGCTGATCGAGGCGGGCCGGGAGATCCATATCAAGGCCGGTGAGACGCTGGTGATCGAAGCCGGGCTGGAGCTGACCCTGGCAGCGGGTGGCAGCTTCATCAAGCTCGATCCGGGCGGGGTGAGCCTGGTCGGCTCGCAGGTGGCGTTCAACGGCGCAGGAGCGCCGGGTAAAGGGCGTGGGGTTGCGGTGGAGTTGCCGCGGTTGCCGGGTTTGGCGCAGCCACAACGCGCCCCGGAGCCCCTGAGTGATCTGCGTCAGTATCGGGGCCGTTATCAGATGACCGATGCGCAGACCGGCAAGCCGCTACCCCGGGTGCCGTATGTCCTGCAGCAAGCACAGGGCCGCCGTATTGCCGGCTACAGCGATGGCCAGGGCCGGACAGCTGAAGTCGTCAGCGAGAGCCCGGAACCACTGGAACTGCTGACCCCTGAACGCAGGGCCGAGCCCGTCCGCGCTCTGATCAGGGCAGGGGAGCCTGGGGCTGGCGCCATCCTTTTCGATCTGAAAGACCAGGAGTGA
- a CDS encoding D-amino acid dehydrogenase → MNKQVTVIGGGVIGLATAYALVREGREVTLIEGRDSLGTGTSFANGGQLSYRYVSPLADAGVPWQALGWLLQGDSPLRLRLRMDPAQWRWLAGFMGACRRSVNRRNGARLLELALYSQATLARWRGEDALAGFAWRRNGKLVAFRSETAFAKARASLIDAGAQQVLDGDALRQLEPALADAPFIGGIHTPDDEVADCHRFCLALAARLQASGRCRFLLGQPVQRLLHEQGRVVALQLGDERLAVQQVVLCAGHRSAALGLPGVRLPLYPLKGYSLTAPILAGQRAPQLSVTDYERKVVYARLHDQLRVAAMVDIVGFDEGLEQQRLATLERLVRATLPDAAQYDAAQAWAGMRPATPSGVPLIGDTAYRNLWLNIGHGALGFTLACGSAERLAGMIPL, encoded by the coding sequence ATGAACAAGCAAGTGACGGTGATCGGTGGTGGCGTGATCGGCTTGGCCACGGCTTATGCCCTGGTGCGCGAAGGCCGCGAGGTGACCTTGATCGAGGGCCGCGACAGCCTGGGCACTGGCACCAGCTTTGCCAACGGCGGGCAGCTGTCGTACCGCTACGTGTCGCCGCTGGCCGATGCCGGGGTGCCGTGGCAGGCCCTGGGCTGGTTGCTGCAAGGTGACTCACCCTTGCGCCTGCGGCTGCGCATGGACCCGGCCCAGTGGCGCTGGCTGGCGGGCTTTATGGGCGCTTGCCGGCGCTCGGTGAACCGGCGCAACGGCGCCCGTCTGCTGGAGTTGGCCCTGTACAGCCAGGCCACCTTGGCGCGCTGGCGCGGGGAGGATGCACTGGCGGGCTTTGCCTGGCGGCGCAACGGCAAGCTGGTGGCATTTCGCAGCGAAACGGCGTTCGCCAAGGCGCGGGCGAGCCTGATCGATGCAGGCGCGCAGCAGGTGCTCGATGGCGATGCATTGCGCCAGCTTGAGCCCGCATTGGCCGATGCACCGTTCATTGGCGGTATCCATACCCCGGATGATGAAGTTGCCGACTGTCATCGGTTTTGCCTGGCCTTGGCAGCGCGCTTGCAGGCGTCCGGGCGATGCAGGTTTTTACTTGGGCAGCCAGTGCAGCGCCTGCTGCATGAGCAGGGGCGGGTGGTGGCGCTGCAGCTTGGTGATGAGCGGCTGGCGGTGCAGCAGGTGGTGCTGTGCGCCGGCCATCGCAGTGCTGCGCTGGGGTTGCCTGGGGTGCGCCTGCCTTTGTACCCGCTGAAGGGCTACAGCCTGACGGCACCGATTCTTGCCGGGCAGCGGGCGCCGCAGCTGAGTGTGACCGACTACGAACGCAAGGTGGTCTACGCCCGCCTGCACGACCAGCTGCGGGTGGCGGCGATGGTGGATATCGTCGGCTTCGACGAAGGGCTTGAGCAGCAACGGCTGGCGACCCTGGAGCGGTTGGTCAGGGCGACCTTGCCGGATGCAGCGCAGTATGACGCGGCGCAGGCCTGGGCCGGGATGCGCCCGGCGACACCCAGTGGGGTGCCGCTGATCGGGGATACGGCCTATCGCAACCTGTGGTTGAACATCGGGCATGGGGCACTGGGGTTCACCCTGGCCTGTGGCAGTGCCGAGCGCCTGGCCGGGATGATCCCCCTGTAG
- a CDS encoding FKBP-type peptidyl-prolyl cis-trans isomerase, giving the protein MSSELQVIDVQQGDGKAVVKGALITTQYTGWLADGSEFDSSWARGKPFQCVIGTGRVIKGWDQGLMGMRVGGKRRLQVPAHLGYGERSVGSIPPGSDLTFEIELLEVLTRDD; this is encoded by the coding sequence ATGAGCAGTGAGCTGCAAGTCATAGATGTTCAGCAGGGCGACGGCAAGGCTGTGGTCAAGGGCGCGCTGATCACCACCCAATACACCGGCTGGCTGGCCGACGGCAGCGAGTTCGACTCGTCCTGGGCGCGGGGCAAGCCGTTCCAGTGCGTGATCGGCACCGGCCGGGTGATCAAGGGGTGGGACCAGGGCCTGATGGGCATGCGCGTGGGCGGCAAGCGCCGGCTGCAGGTGCCGGCGCACCTGGGTTACGGTGAGCGCAGCGTGGGTTCGATCCCGCCAGGCTCGGACCTGACCTTCGAGATCGAACTGCTGGAAGTGCTGACCCGCGACGATTGA
- a CDS encoding LysR family transcriptional regulator: MRLRHIEVFQAIRQAGSVSAAAQLLHVSQPAVSKVLQHAEQQLGFALFRRVRGKLQVTPEALLLEHEMDKVSDGLDAVRRLAVSLRRQPAQALHIGATPALAQALLPQVIAAWQLRHPATRCELASLHSRELVQHLLMREIDLALTLHDPQHPGLKVEPLACGELRVVAPIGYWPVQRAGMPLPVDELADAPLIGLSSSDPLASRVNQCLRGIEPPARIDVQVQTYALARAMAEAGAGLALVDPFTAHGLPAGQSRPLQPGVAVTVYALSRASEAVQHGLEELVGDFAQMARSMIATVS, from the coding sequence ATGCGCCTGCGGCACATCGAAGTTTTCCAGGCCATCCGCCAGGCCGGGTCCGTCAGCGCCGCCGCGCAGTTGCTGCATGTCAGCCAGCCGGCGGTGTCCAAGGTGCTGCAGCACGCTGAACAGCAGTTGGGCTTTGCCCTGTTTCGCCGGGTGCGCGGCAAACTGCAGGTGACCCCCGAGGCCTTGCTGCTGGAACACGAGATGGACAAGGTCAGCGACGGCCTGGACGCCGTGCGACGGCTGGCCGTGAGCCTGCGCCGGCAACCGGCGCAGGCGCTGCATATCGGCGCCACGCCGGCGTTGGCCCAGGCACTGCTGCCGCAGGTTATAGCCGCCTGGCAGCTACGCCACCCCGCCACCCGCTGCGAGCTGGCCAGCCTGCATAGCCGCGAGCTGGTGCAGCACCTGCTGATGCGCGAGATCGACCTGGCGCTGACCCTGCACGACCCGCAGCATCCGGGGCTCAAGGTAGAGCCGCTGGCCTGTGGCGAATTGAGGGTGGTGGCACCGATCGGCTACTGGCCTGTGCAGCGCGCTGGCATGCCGCTGCCAGTGGATGAGCTTGCCGATGCGCCACTGATCGGCCTGAGCAGCAGCGACCCGCTGGCCAGCCGGGTCAACCAGTGCCTGCGGGGTATCGAGCCGCCCGCGCGCATCGATGTGCAGGTGCAGACCTACGCCCTGGCACGGGCCATGGCGGAAGCCGGAGCGGGCCTGGCACTGGTCGACCCGTTCACCGCACATGGTTTGCCGGCCGGGCAGTCCAGGCCGTTGCAGCCGGGGGTTGCGGTGACGGTGTATGCGCTGAGCCGGGCCAGTGAGGCGGTGCAGCATGGGCTGGAGGAACTGGTGGGGGATTTTGCACAAATGGCGCGCAGCATGATCGCGACCGTCTCATAG
- a CDS encoding type VI immunity family protein, whose product MSNSSSLDQQASRVLPQLDQSEKAATLGLAMTFFFKEGYSQERKERMIEGFERFTFEYGGRMNQMIHGRSTGYTKQQFDRAVKKLRNTGPNEVFELYLGSGSRLEEVDEISLAALNTYEVHGDRFRSFLRMVLPWAILKEADGPERLQGWLLYLADLVGADHGCAGLSCILPYDFDRYLPLEYELAKQYPGLEVATQPQSLSLYLAEAIKGVNWYTVISHRFVERLGGKTELRRKLEGCAGVECFDYDNGLVIRAGALPELGTPEKPPAAYVAVNRILKPLRITNPQSLHYYSPYNNLFDETSSERWYARFDVDDSTPAIPTKLAAGQPCSVTGFWSSPAGPNSRRHFTAGEIMPEFKGSTWGATFWHWAGED is encoded by the coding sequence TTGAGTAATTCAAGCAGCCTGGATCAACAGGCCTCAAGAGTCCTGCCTCAATTAGACCAGAGCGAGAAAGCAGCCACCCTGGGCTTGGCGATGACCTTTTTTTTCAAGGAAGGCTATAGCCAGGAAAGAAAAGAGCGAATGATTGAGGGGTTCGAGCGATTTACGTTTGAATATGGAGGTCGAATGAATCAAATGATTCACGGTAGATCGACAGGGTATACAAAGCAACAATTCGATCGGGCCGTGAAGAAATTGCGCAATACTGGACCCAATGAGGTATTCGAGTTGTACCTGGGTAGTGGCAGTCGCCTTGAAGAGGTCGACGAAATCAGCCTGGCGGCCCTCAATACCTATGAGGTGCATGGGGATCGCTTCCGGTCATTTTTGAGAATGGTCTTGCCTTGGGCGATCTTGAAAGAGGCTGATGGCCCGGAGCGATTGCAAGGCTGGTTACTCTACCTGGCCGATCTGGTGGGTGCAGACCACGGCTGTGCGGGGTTGTCATGCATATTGCCCTACGATTTCGATCGCTACCTTCCTCTTGAGTACGAACTTGCAAAGCAATATCCAGGGCTTGAGGTAGCGACTCAGCCGCAAAGTCTGTCGCTGTACCTGGCGGAAGCCATCAAGGGCGTGAATTGGTACACCGTTATCAGCCACCGTTTCGTCGAACGCCTTGGCGGCAAAACAGAGCTTCGGCGCAAACTGGAAGGCTGCGCAGGGGTTGAATGCTTCGACTATGACAACGGCCTTGTCATCCGCGCCGGCGCCTTGCCCGAACTCGGCACCCCCGAAAAGCCGCCGGCTGCGTATGTGGCGGTGAACCGAATCCTCAAGCCGCTACGTATCACCAACCCACAATCGCTGCACTACTACTCGCCATACAACAACCTGTTCGATGAGACCAGCAGCGAACGCTGGTACGCCCGTTTCGACGTCGACGATTCGACCCCTGCCATCCCGACCAAGCTCGCCGCCGGCCAACCCTGTTCGGTCACAGGTTTCTGGTCCAGCCCTGCAGGCCCCAATTCGCGGCGCCATTTCACCGCCGGCGAGATCATGCCAGAGTTCAAGGGTTCCACCTGGGGAGCCACGTTCTGGCACTGGGCGGGTGAGGACTGA